GCGACTCGTTGCAATCGGTGATCTCCATGGCGATCTCGAGAAGTCTAGAGAAGCATTCAAGATCGCTGGTCTGATTGATTCGTCGGACAGATGGACTGGTGGATCAACGATGGTTGTTCAGGTGGGCGACGTACTAGATCGAGGTGGAGAGGAGTTGAAGATACTTTATTTCTTAGAGAAATTGAAACGAGAGGCTGAGAGAGCTGGAGGTAAGATTCTGACTATGAATGGGAACCATGAGATCATGAATATAGAAGGTGACTTTAGATATGTGACTAAGAAAGGTTTAGAGGAATTTCAGATTTGGGCTGATTGGTATTGTTTAGGGAACAAGATGAAGACTTTATGCAGTGGTCTTGATAAACCTAAGGATCCTTACGAAGGGATTCCGATGAGCTTCCCTCGTATGAGAGCCGACTGTTTTGAAGGAATTAGAGCTAGGATTGCTGCATTGAGACCTGATGGTCCGATTGCAAAGAGATTCTTGACTAAGAATCAAACAGTTGCTGTTGTTGGTGATTCGGTTTTTGTTCACGGTGGTCTTTTAGCTGAGCATATAGAGTATGGACTGGAGAGGATTAACGAGGAGGTTCGGGGTTGGATTAACGGGTTTAAAGGAGGAAGATATGCGCCTGCTTATTGTAGAGGAGGGAACTCTGTAGTTTGGTTGAGGAAGTTCTCGGAAGAAATGGCTCACAAATGTGATTGTGCAGCTCTTGAGCATGCTCTTTCCACTATTCCCGGGGTTAAGAGGATGATCATGGGACATACAATCCAGGATGCTGGTATCAACGGTGTTTGTAATGATAAAGCCATTAGGATTGATGTTGGCATGTCCAAGGGATGTGCTGATGGATTGCCTGAGGTTTTGGAGATCCGCAGGGACTCCGGTGTACGGATAGTGACATCGAA
This sequence is a window from Arabidopsis thaliana chromosome 1 sequence. Protein-coding genes within it:
- the SLP2 gene encoding Calcineurin-like metallo-phosphoesterase superfamily protein (Calcineurin-like metallo-phosphoesterase superfamily protein; FUNCTIONS IN: hydrolase activity, protein serine/threonine phosphatase activity; INVOLVED IN: biological_process unknown; LOCATED IN: cellular_component unknown; EXPRESSED IN: 24 plant structures; EXPRESSED DURING: 15 growth stages; CONTAINS InterPro DOMAIN/s: Metallophosphoesterase (InterPro:IPR004843); BEST Arabidopsis thaliana protein match is: Calcineurin-like metallo-phosphoesterase superfamily protein (TAIR:AT1G07010.1); Has 638 Blast hits to 634 proteins in 194 species: Archae - 15; Bacteria - 274; Metazoa - 0; Fungi - 21; Plants - 102; Viruses - 3; Other Eukaryotes - 223 (source: NCBI BLink).); its protein translation is MSSRENPSGICKSIPKLISSFVDTFVDYSVSGIFLPQDPSSQNEILQTRFEKPERLVAIGDLHGDLEKSREAFKIAGLIDSSDRWTGGSTMVVQVGDVLDRGGEELKILYFLEKLKREAERAGGKILTMNGNHEIMNIEGDFRYVTKKGLEEFQIWADWYCLGNKMKTLCSGLDKPKDPYEGIPMSFPRMRADCFEGIRARIAALRPDGPIAKRFLTKNQTVAVVGDSVFVHGGLLAEHIEYGLERINEEVRGWINGFKGGRYAPAYCRGGNSVVWLRKFSEEMAHKCDCAALEHALSTIPGVKRMIMGHTIQDAGINGVCNDKAIRIDVGMSKGCADGLPEVLEIRRDSGVRIVTSNPLYKENLYSHVAPDSKTGLGLLVPVPKQVEVKA